In Lactiplantibacillus brownii, a single genomic region encodes these proteins:
- a CDS encoding YitT family protein, protein MTYLQAEGGYQHDQKQVIYLVVQPRKIPQLKQLIKAIDERAFVTVLDTHEVVGEGFSYQRKRYHVNWQHSKE, encoded by the coding sequence TTGACATATTTGCAAGCTGAAGGTGGTTATCAGCATGATCAAAAGCAAGTGATTTATTTGGTGGTTCAACCGCGGAAAATTCCACAATTGAAGCAATTAATTAAAGCGATTGATGAACGGGCATTTGTGACGGTACTGGATACCCATGAAGTGGTTGGAGAGGGCTTTAGTTATCAACGCAAAAGATACCATGTTAATTGGCAGCACAGTAAAGAATAA